One Phycisphaera mikurensis NBRC 102666 DNA window includes the following coding sequences:
- a CDS encoding efflux RND transporter permease subunit, with the protein MSTGQAPPGVGVSHTATPHAGTGAGPIGFAVGNPIKVAVGVILLLLFGVLAFRAIPVQLTPDVDPTMITVSTEWTGTAPEEVEREIIEPQEDVLKNVRNLFKMQATASQGQAEIELEFTVGTDLDAAYGEVSDALREVSDYPDDADEPTITRGEAGAGSPVAWMLLTADDPAFNLQGLGDPAEERIKPFFERVDGVSEVRVYGGREREVHVDFDPARLAQRGVTVEDLGRALSGENTNVSAGDLQEGRYDVRVRTVGRYDELEQVERTVVAYDEAGGPIRVRDFAEVSLGYAKRRGFVRSRGQIALAFPVYKEPGANVIAVLEEVRSRLGEMNDEVLPAIAQGVARQNDLERVPVLRLEQVYDETIYINDALALVQNNLVVGGVLAVVALLVFLEWGRRRKLVLWSVPTLVALMILTRVVPGGWPLMAVAVLLLAVLVVVLARARPTLIIALSIPICVIGTFVVMVALGRNINVISLAGLAFATGMVVDNGIVVLENIDRHLQLSGPDGRPKSPIRASLDGASEVWGAVLASTLTTLAVFLPVLTVAGEAGQLFRDIAIALSAAVALSLVVGITVIPAASARLLRRRTDLEQAPAGEPNGGVFGRLAAGFSERIVGLMQPTRTGVAARVAILSVVTAGSLLGAWLLMPPTDYLPRGNKNLVFGIVLTPPGYNVDTAERIGRAAESVVEPFWEATTAQEAAELTPPVNRLFGAPATGAPPVDNYFFVSFGSAVFNGATSQDKNSVAPLQGLLSAATTGPWGLGFAEQSSLFGRGAAGSRQIDVEVSATQLDEVTAAASSLLGAARELYGFTAVRPDPGNFDRQSRELRVELDRVKAAELGVDVENLGRAVAAMVDGVIVGEYRLFGESIDLRARRLGVEPKPGDGPTEPVTVEALSALPIAYRTATGETGSIPLGAIAAVSRTLAPQTIRRIEERRAVVLSVVPPAEVPLGEATAAIQKAVAGLREAGAIAATVEVRLAGSAGKLAEVRDAMVGTLGGDDAGVLGAVAGLLSSRLLLALLVTYLLMAALFESFLYPLVVLFAVPLAAVGGFIGLGVVHHLDPTQQLDTLTMLGFIILIGVVVNNAILIVHQSLNFQRGAEGPPMDARSAIGQSVRTRLRPILMTTCTSVAGMLPLVLTPGSGSELYRGLGAVIVGGLVCATLFTLVIVPLLLSLVMREAAAEGDR; encoded by the coding sequence GTGAGCACCGGCCAAGCTCCTCCCGGCGTCGGCGTGTCGCACACCGCGACCCCCCACGCCGGAACCGGCGCGGGGCCGATCGGCTTCGCGGTGGGCAACCCGATCAAGGTCGCGGTCGGCGTCATCTTGCTGCTGCTCTTCGGCGTGCTGGCGTTCCGCGCGATCCCCGTGCAGCTCACGCCCGACGTCGACCCGACGATGATCACGGTCAGCACGGAGTGGACCGGCACCGCCCCCGAGGAGGTCGAGCGGGAGATCATCGAGCCGCAGGAGGACGTGCTCAAGAACGTCCGCAACCTCTTCAAGATGCAGGCGACGGCTTCGCAGGGCCAGGCGGAGATCGAGCTGGAGTTCACCGTCGGCACCGACCTCGACGCGGCGTACGGGGAGGTGAGCGACGCGCTCCGCGAGGTCAGCGACTACCCCGACGACGCCGACGAGCCGACGATCACCCGCGGCGAAGCCGGCGCGGGGTCGCCGGTGGCTTGGATGCTGCTGACGGCGGACGACCCGGCCTTCAACCTGCAGGGCCTCGGCGACCCCGCGGAGGAGCGGATCAAGCCCTTCTTCGAGCGGGTGGACGGCGTCTCGGAGGTGCGGGTCTACGGCGGCCGCGAACGAGAGGTGCACGTCGACTTCGACCCGGCCCGGCTCGCGCAGCGCGGCGTGACGGTGGAGGACCTCGGCCGCGCACTCTCCGGCGAGAACACCAACGTCTCGGCGGGCGACCTGCAGGAAGGCCGCTACGACGTGCGCGTGCGGACGGTGGGCCGGTACGACGAGCTGGAGCAGGTCGAGCGCACCGTCGTGGCTTACGACGAAGCGGGTGGTCCGATCCGCGTCCGCGACTTCGCCGAGGTGTCGCTGGGCTACGCCAAGCGGCGCGGCTTCGTGCGCTCGCGCGGGCAGATCGCGCTCGCCTTCCCGGTCTACAAGGAGCCGGGGGCGAACGTGATCGCGGTGCTCGAGGAGGTCCGCAGCCGCCTCGGCGAGATGAACGACGAGGTGCTGCCGGCGATCGCCCAGGGCGTGGCGCGGCAGAACGACCTGGAGCGCGTGCCGGTGCTGCGGCTGGAGCAGGTCTACGACGAGACGATCTACATCAACGACGCGCTCGCGCTGGTGCAGAACAACCTGGTGGTCGGCGGCGTGCTGGCGGTCGTCGCGCTGCTGGTCTTCCTGGAGTGGGGCCGGCGGCGGAAGCTGGTGCTGTGGAGCGTGCCCACGCTGGTTGCGCTGATGATCCTCACGCGGGTGGTGCCCGGGGGCTGGCCGCTGATGGCCGTGGCGGTGCTGCTGCTCGCCGTGCTGGTGGTGGTGCTCGCCCGGGCCCGGCCGACGCTGATCATCGCGCTCTCGATCCCGATCTGCGTGATCGGCACCTTCGTGGTGATGGTGGCGCTGGGGCGGAACATCAACGTGATCTCGCTGGCGGGCCTCGCCTTCGCGACGGGCATGGTGGTGGACAACGGCATCGTGGTGCTGGAGAACATCGACCGGCACCTGCAGCTCAGCGGCCCGGACGGCCGCCCCAAGAGCCCGATCCGGGCGTCGCTCGACGGCGCCAGCGAGGTCTGGGGCGCCGTGCTCGCGTCGACGCTGACCACGCTGGCGGTGTTCCTGCCGGTGCTGACGGTCGCGGGCGAGGCGGGGCAGCTGTTCCGCGACATCGCGATCGCGCTGTCGGCGGCGGTGGCGCTGTCGCTGGTGGTCGGCATCACCGTCATCCCGGCCGCGTCGGCGCGGCTGCTGCGGCGGCGGACGGACCTGGAGCAGGCTCCGGCCGGGGAGCCGAACGGGGGTGTCTTCGGCCGGCTCGCGGCCGGCTTCTCGGAGCGGATCGTCGGGTTGATGCAGCCCACCAGAACGGGCGTCGCCGCCCGCGTCGCGATCCTCTCGGTCGTGACCGCCGGCTCGCTCCTGGGGGCGTGGCTGCTGATGCCGCCCACGGACTACCTCCCGCGTGGCAACAAGAACCTCGTGTTCGGGATCGTGCTCACGCCGCCGGGCTACAACGTGGACACCGCCGAGCGCATCGGACGCGCCGCGGAGAGCGTTGTCGAGCCCTTCTGGGAAGCGACGACCGCCCAAGAGGCCGCCGAGCTGACACCGCCGGTGAACCGGCTCTTCGGGGCGCCGGCGACCGGAGCGCCGCCGGTCGACAACTACTTCTTCGTGAGCTTCGGCTCGGCGGTCTTCAACGGGGCAACGAGCCAGGACAAGAACAGCGTGGCGCCGCTGCAGGGGCTGCTCTCGGCGGCGACGACGGGCCCCTGGGGCCTGGGCTTCGCCGAGCAGAGCTCTCTGTTCGGCCGCGGCGCGGCGGGCTCGCGGCAGATCGACGTGGAGGTCTCCGCGACGCAGCTCGACGAGGTGACCGCCGCGGCGTCGTCGCTGCTCGGCGCCGCCCGGGAGCTCTACGGCTTCACGGCGGTGCGGCCGGATCCGGGCAACTTCGATCGGCAGAGCCGGGAGCTGCGCGTGGAGCTGGATCGCGTGAAGGCGGCGGAGCTGGGGGTGGACGTCGAAAACCTCGGGCGGGCCGTGGCCGCGATGGTCGACGGCGTGATCGTCGGCGAGTACCGGCTCTTCGGCGAGTCGATCGACCTGCGGGCCCGGCGGTTGGGCGTGGAGCCGAAGCCCGGCGACGGGCCCACCGAGCCGGTGACCGTGGAGGCGCTGTCGGCCCTGCCGATCGCCTACCGGACGGCCACCGGCGAGACCGGTTCGATCCCGCTGGGCGCGATCGCCGCGGTCTCCCGCACGCTGGCGCCGCAGACGATCCGCCGGATCGAGGAACGCCGCGCGGTGGTGCTGTCGGTCGTGCCGCCGGCGGAGGTGCCGCTGGGCGAGGCGACGGCGGCGATCCAGAAGGCCGTCGCCGGCCTGCGGGAAGCCGGGGCCATCGCTGCAACGGTGGAGGTCCGCCTGGCGGGCTCGGCCGGCAAGCTCGCGGAGGTCCGCGACGCGATGGTCGGGACGCTCGGCGGCGACGACGCCGGCGTGCTCGGCGCCGTCGCCGGCTTGCTCTCCTCGCGGCTGCTGCTCGCGTTGCTGGTCACCTACCTCCTGATGGCGGCTCTGTTCGAGAGCTTCCTCTACCCGCTGGTGGTCCTCTTCGCGGTGCCGCTCGCGGCGGTCGGGGGCTTCATCGGCCTGGGCGTCGTCCACCACCTCGACCCCACGCAGCAGCTCGACACGCTGACGATGCTCGGCTTCATCATCCTCATCGGCGTCGTGGTGAACAACGCGATCCTGATCGTCCACCAGAGCCTCAACTTCCAGCGTGGCGCCGAGGGGCCGCCGATGGACGCCCGCTCCGCGATCGGCCAGAGCGTGCGGACGCGGCTGCGGCCGATCCTGATGACGACCTGCACGTCCGTCGCCGGCATGCTCCCGCTGGTGCTCACCCCCGGCTCGGGCAGCGAGCTCTACCGCGGCTTGGGGGCCGTCATCGTCGGCGGGCTCGTGTGCGCGACGCTGTTCACGCTGGTTATCGTCCCGCTGCTGCTCTCGCTGGTGATGCGGGAGGCGGCGGCGGAGGGCGATCGCTGA
- a CDS encoding efflux RND transporter periplasmic adaptor subunit has translation MPEAGHNDTPALAIAAVVGGLLGGGLVGLGAYAAWPAGAEAPGGPPPGAGGPPPATVKVAEAAMKPLQPRVDVVGRLEASKRAEVSAQVAGNLVEVPVEAGTAVAAHETVLARVDPTIPAQLLREAQAAVREAESAVARRESDVEQLEQIFAARSGSSRELKDARTDLEVARARLAGAVAEQDRRQTDVDRLDVLAPFDGVVVSKMAEVGRWVDPGDALVEVVSRGTIDAVVDVPERLIQRIRAGATAAVTVEAAGEGGAPLEVSGEVFAVTPDGTGPARTFPVKVRLDDRGGRLKAGMSVTASFPAGAPEPTLVVPRDAVLFNPRGAEVWVSLEGEGPGEDPLPMALPVPVEVLFGDGTGFAVEVLGDGPLFPGARVVVMGQEALFPTRPLLIDGPGSPGEPAATPGDAAGAPAAETLGGDA, from the coding sequence ATGCCTGAAGCTGGACACAACGACACGCCGGCGCTCGCGATCGCGGCGGTGGTGGGGGGGCTGCTCGGCGGCGGACTGGTGGGGCTTGGGGCGTACGCGGCGTGGCCCGCGGGCGCCGAGGCTCCCGGCGGGCCGCCGCCGGGCGCGGGCGGTCCGCCTCCGGCGACCGTGAAGGTGGCGGAGGCGGCGATGAAGCCGCTGCAGCCGCGGGTGGACGTGGTGGGGCGGCTGGAGGCGAGCAAGCGGGCCGAGGTCTCGGCGCAGGTGGCGGGCAACCTGGTGGAGGTCCCGGTGGAGGCGGGCACCGCGGTCGCGGCGCACGAGACGGTGCTGGCCCGCGTGGACCCGACGATCCCGGCGCAGCTCCTCCGCGAGGCCCAGGCGGCCGTGCGGGAGGCGGAGTCGGCCGTGGCCCGGCGAGAGAGCGACGTGGAGCAGCTCGAGCAGATCTTCGCGGCGCGGTCGGGCAGCAGCCGGGAGTTGAAGGACGCGCGGACGGACCTGGAGGTGGCGCGGGCCCGCCTCGCGGGCGCGGTGGCCGAGCAGGACCGCCGGCAGACCGACGTCGACCGGCTGGACGTGCTCGCGCCCTTCGACGGGGTCGTGGTCTCCAAGATGGCGGAGGTGGGCCGCTGGGTCGATCCGGGGGACGCGCTGGTCGAGGTGGTCTCCCGCGGCACGATCGACGCGGTGGTGGACGTCCCGGAGCGGCTGATCCAGCGGATCCGGGCCGGCGCCACGGCGGCGGTGACGGTGGAGGCCGCGGGCGAGGGCGGTGCGCCGCTGGAGGTCAGCGGCGAGGTGTTCGCGGTGACGCCCGACGGCACGGGGCCGGCCCGCACCTTCCCGGTGAAGGTGCGGCTGGACGACCGCGGCGGACGGCTGAAGGCGGGCATGTCGGTGACCGCGAGCTTCCCCGCCGGGGCACCGGAGCCGACGCTGGTGGTGCCGCGCGACGCGGTGCTCTTCAATCCGCGGGGCGCGGAGGTGTGGGTCTCGCTGGAGGGGGAAGGCCCCGGTGAGGATCCGCTGCCGATGGCGCTGCCGGTGCCGGTGGAGGTTCTCTTTGGCGACGGGACGGGCTTCGCGGTGGAGGTGCTCGGCGATGGCCCGCTCTTCCCGGGAGCCCGCGTGGTGGTGATGGGCCAGGAGGCGCTGTTCCCGACGCGGCCGCTGCTGATCGACGGGCCCGGCTCGCCCGGCGAGCCGGCCGCGACCCCGGGCGATGCCGCCGGGGCACCGGCTGCGGAAACGCTCGGCGGTGACGCGTGA
- a CDS encoding N-acetylmuramoyl-L-alanine amidase: MPHPRLLPPGPAASLLAVLACCFLLPAPAHAALFGDNPVDLPIKEFVASPNHNNRPAGVTVDTVVIHTTEGSLGGTLSWLQNPVSQVSAHFVIAQNGDLYQMVNSRKRAWHATYYNARSIGVEMVGYAGRADTWNDANLATLASVLAWSSVEFGIELERPLGNAYGDANNTFRGTGLVGHAQIQPWNKSDPGVFFPWDRVEADARAVVAAAVPEPGTAAALLITLGCLCRGRRAA, from the coding sequence ATGCCCCACCCCCGCCTCCTTCCGCCCGGCCCCGCGGCGTCGCTGCTCGCGGTGCTCGCGTGCTGCTTCCTGCTCCCCGCGCCCGCCCACGCGGCCCTCTTCGGCGACAACCCCGTGGACCTCCCGATCAAGGAGTTCGTCGCCAGCCCCAACCACAACAACCGCCCGGCCGGGGTCACCGTCGACACGGTGGTGATCCACACGACGGAAGGATCCCTGGGCGGAACGCTGAGCTGGCTGCAGAACCCCGTGTCACAGGTCTCCGCACACTTCGTGATCGCGCAGAACGGCGACCTGTACCAGATGGTCAACTCGCGGAAGCGGGCGTGGCACGCGACCTACTACAACGCGCGGTCGATCGGCGTGGAGATGGTGGGGTACGCCGGCCGCGCCGACACCTGGAACGACGCGAACCTGGCGACGCTGGCGAGCGTGCTCGCCTGGTCGTCCGTGGAGTTCGGCATCGAGCTCGAGCGTCCGCTGGGCAACGCCTACGGCGACGCGAACAACACCTTCCGCGGGACCGGCCTCGTCGGCCACGCCCAGATCCAGCCGTGGAACAAGTCCGACCCCGGCGTCTTCTTCCCCTGGGACCGGGTCGAGGCCGACGCCCGGGCGGTGGTGGCCGCCGCCGTGCCCGAGCCGGGCACCGCCGCGGCGCTGCTGATCACGCTGGGCTGCCTTTGCCGCGGCCGTCGCGCGGCCTGA
- a CDS encoding ABC transporter permease, with translation MLNVGHPSARTCSRYGLFLALLAILSVFLIWPIVLVVVKGFVGEDGGFTLKYFFGEGVGVLRDPAYRAGLINATLIAVFTTTLCLLISLPMAVLAAGFRFPGKAAVSSLVLVPLILPPFVGAIGLQALLGRFGAINSTLVSIGLLDPQQPGIDFLGGSGIGRFGAVVLMEALHLYPIAYLNIVAALANLDPSLDEAAENLGAGRVRRFFRCTLPLILPGVFAGCTIVFIWSFTELGTPLMFEFKQVTPVQVFYGLQEIETSPRPYALVVVMLFAALAMYAAGRFAFGGRAYAMQGKATAAVAEKALTGWRGLAALALFVGVTAAALLPHLGVVLSALAADGSWYRTILPQEFTLDHFEGALTHELAMTSITNSLIYAVTAMVFCIAIGLAIAYVVVRWRLRGAALLDTLGMLPLAVPGLVMAFGYVAMSLAWPFPALREAAAAAGLDGVASLLSVRGQNPNPLVFLVIAYTIRRLPYILRSAAAGLEQTSGDLEEAALNLGATPLQAIRRVVIPLILANLIAGGILVFSFAMLEVSDSLILAEKEPHYPITKAIWTLFNRLGDGPAIASAMGVWGMALLTVTLVGASILMGKKLGAIFKV, from the coding sequence ATGCTCAACGTCGGACACCCCAGCGCCCGGACCTGCTCGCGCTACGGCCTGTTCCTGGCCCTGCTGGCGATCCTCTCGGTCTTCCTGATCTGGCCGATCGTGCTCGTGGTCGTGAAGGGCTTCGTCGGCGAGGACGGCGGCTTCACGCTGAAGTACTTCTTCGGGGAGGGCGTCGGCGTGCTGCGCGACCCGGCGTACCGGGCGGGGCTGATCAACGCGACCCTGATCGCGGTGTTCACCACGACGCTGTGCCTGCTGATCTCGCTGCCGATGGCGGTGCTGGCGGCAGGCTTCCGCTTCCCCGGCAAGGCGGCGGTCAGCTCGCTGGTGCTCGTGCCGCTGATCCTGCCTCCGTTCGTGGGCGCGATCGGGTTGCAGGCGCTGCTGGGCCGCTTCGGGGCGATCAACTCGACGCTGGTGTCGATCGGCCTGCTCGACCCGCAGCAGCCCGGCATCGACTTCCTCGGCGGCTCGGGCATCGGCCGCTTCGGTGCCGTCGTGCTGATGGAGGCGCTGCACCTCTACCCGATCGCGTACCTCAACATCGTCGCGGCGCTGGCGAACCTCGACCCCTCGCTGGACGAGGCCGCCGAGAATCTCGGCGCCGGCCGCGTCCGACGCTTCTTCCGCTGCACGCTCCCGCTGATCCTCCCCGGCGTCTTCGCCGGCTGCACGATCGTCTTCATCTGGAGCTTCACCGAGCTGGGCACCCCGCTCATGTTCGAGTTCAAGCAGGTCACGCCCGTGCAGGTCTTCTACGGCCTGCAGGAGATCGAGACCAGCCCGCGGCCGTACGCGCTGGTCGTGGTGATGCTCTTCGCCGCGCTGGCGATGTACGCGGCCGGCCGCTTCGCGTTCGGCGGCCGGGCGTACGCGATGCAGGGCAAGGCGACGGCCGCGGTGGCGGAGAAGGCGCTCACCGGCTGGCGCGGCCTGGCCGCGCTCGCGCTGTTCGTCGGCGTCACGGCCGCTGCGCTGCTGCCGCACCTGGGCGTGGTGCTCTCCGCGCTGGCCGCCGACGGCAGCTGGTACCGCACGATCCTCCCGCAGGAATTCACGCTGGACCACTTCGAGGGGGCGCTCACCCACGAGCTGGCGATGACCTCCATCACCAACTCGCTGATCTACGCCGTGACCGCGATGGTCTTCTGCATCGCCATCGGCCTGGCCATCGCGTACGTCGTGGTGCGGTGGCGGCTGCGGGGGGCGGCTCTCCTGGACACGCTCGGCATGCTCCCGCTCGCGGTGCCCGGGCTGGTGATGGCCTTCGGCTACGTCGCGATGTCGCTGGCCTGGCCCTTCCCGGCGCTGCGGGAGGCCGCCGCGGCGGCGGGCCTGGACGGCGTGGCGTCGCTGCTGTCGGTCCGCGGCCAGAACCCCAACCCGCTGGTCTTCCTCGTGATCGCTTACACGATCCGCCGGCTGCCCTACATCCTGCGGTCCGCCGCCGCCGGGCTCGAGCAGACCAGCGGCGACCTGGAAGAGGCCGCCTTGAACCTGGGCGCCACGCCGCTGCAGGCGATCCGGCGGGTGGTGATCCCGCTGATCCTCGCGAACCTGATCGCCGGCGGCATCCTCGTCTTCAGCTTCGCGATGCTGGAGGTCAGCGACTCGCTGATCCTCGCCGAGAAGGAGCCGCACTACCCGATCACCAAGGCGATCTGGACGCTCTTCAACCGCCTCGGCGACGGCCCCGCCATCGCTTCGGCCATGGGGGTGTGGGGCATGGCCCTGCTGACCGTCACGCTCGTGGGCGCGAGCATCCTGATGGGCAAGAAGCTCGGCGCGATCTTCAAGGTCTAA
- a CDS encoding alkaline phosphatase PhoX: MSQSSSALSRRGFLRAAAAASAAFGGLARFDASAAAALDGSAEGSAGYGPLVTDPHGIIELPEGFTYRILSRAGEVMNDGLILPGAPDGMAAFPGPGGRVVLVRNHELANAPAGRGAFGWRRELVGRVPVSKLYDAGADREPTVPGARPGLGGCTTLVYDPATGQTVHQHLSLAGTERNCAGGHTPWGSWITCEETTHSAGEDGRGEDHGYNFEVPASGDSGLADPVPLRAMGRFNHEAVAVEPASGIVYQTEDRQDGLITRFLPNEPGNLPAGGRLQALSVADRPSLDTRNWIDNHAQAQAGGSAQAAGGAVGGPTLAQNEVVEVRWIDLDDVDTPADDLRYRAFDAGAARFARAEGIWHSDRGVFIACTTGGRERIGQIFRYVPSRFEGQAEEARFPGRLELFLEPNDHTLVKNADNLTIHPNGHLVVCEDAGQGNRLVGVTPAGRLYPLGRNVVSKSEFAGSCFSPDGSTLFVNIQADGLTLAIQGFAA, translated from the coding sequence ATGTCCCAATCCTCCTCCGCCCTCTCTCGCCGCGGCTTCCTGCGGGCCGCGGCCGCCGCCTCCGCCGCCTTCGGCGGGCTCGCCCGCTTCGACGCCTCCGCCGCCGCCGCCCTCGACGGGTCGGCCGAAGGCTCCGCCGGCTACGGCCCGCTGGTCACCGACCCGCACGGGATCATCGAGCTCCCGGAGGGCTTCACGTACCGCATCCTCTCCCGGGCCGGCGAGGTGATGAACGACGGGCTGATCCTGCCCGGGGCGCCCGATGGCATGGCGGCCTTCCCGGGCCCCGGCGGCCGCGTCGTGCTCGTCCGCAACCACGAGCTGGCCAACGCCCCGGCCGGCCGCGGCGCCTTCGGCTGGCGGCGCGAGCTCGTCGGGCGGGTCCCGGTGTCGAAGCTGTACGACGCCGGCGCCGACCGCGAGCCGACCGTGCCGGGGGCGCGGCCCGGTCTCGGCGGCTGCACCACGCTCGTCTACGACCCGGCGACCGGCCAGACGGTGCACCAGCACCTCTCGCTCGCGGGCACCGAGCGCAACTGCGCCGGCGGCCACACGCCCTGGGGCAGCTGGATCACCTGCGAGGAGACCACCCACTCCGCCGGCGAGGACGGCCGTGGCGAGGACCATGGCTACAACTTCGAGGTGCCCGCCAGCGGCGACTCGGGCCTCGCCGACCCCGTTCCGCTGCGGGCGATGGGCCGCTTCAACCACGAGGCCGTGGCGGTGGAGCCCGCCAGCGGGATCGTCTACCAGACCGAGGACCGGCAGGACGGGCTGATCACGCGCTTCCTCCCCAACGAGCCGGGGAACCTGCCAGCCGGCGGGCGGCTGCAGGCGCTGTCCGTCGCCGATCGTCCTTCGCTGGACACCCGCAACTGGATCGACAACCACGCCCAGGCGCAGGCCGGCGGCTCCGCCCAGGCCGCCGGCGGGGCCGTCGGCGGTCCGACGCTCGCGCAAAACGAGGTGGTGGAGGTGCGCTGGATCGATCTCGATGACGTCGACACCCCCGCCGACGACCTGCGGTACCGGGCCTTCGACGCCGGCGCCGCCCGCTTCGCCCGGGCCGAGGGCATCTGGCACAGCGACCGCGGCGTCTTCATCGCCTGCACCACCGGCGGCCGCGAGCGGATCGGCCAGATCTTCCGCTACGTGCCCTCGCGCTTCGAGGGGCAGGCCGAGGAGGCCCGCTTCCCCGGCCGGCTCGAGCTGTTCCTCGAGCCCAACGACCACACGCTGGTGAAGAACGCCGACAACCTCACGATCCACCCCAACGGCCACCTGGTGGTGTGCGAGGACGCCGGCCAGGGCAACCGCCTCGTCGGCGTCACGCCCGCGGGCCGGCTGTACCCGCTGGGGCGCAACGTCGTGAGCAAGAGCGAGTTCGCCGGCAGCTGCTTCTCGCCGGACGGGAGCACGCTGTTCGTGAACATCCAGGCCGACGGACTGACGCTGGCGATCCAGGGATTCGCGGCGTGA